Proteins encoded within one genomic window of Brenneria nigrifluens DSM 30175 = ATCC 13028:
- a CDS encoding efflux transporter outer membrane subunit: protein MRSRQFIVALLPLLLGGCLSLDPDYRHPDAPVPAAWPQQETVSSAQPEAGAIAWRSVIVDEKLQRIIDIALSDNRDLRKALADIEAARAQYGIQRAEQFPAVNAGVEGTRSRALTSDSSSNNNSTAISQSYGANLALSAFELDLFGKARSLSAAALESYLSTEAAAKSTRLTLIADTATAYIALATARSDLQLSRETMQSARHSLEVTRNRQRNGVASGVDVSQAETVYQQARADVAGNTTAVAQSKNALDLLAGQPVDDALLPADLDSLATAVAPVSAGLSSAVLLQRPDVLAAEHTLKSANADIGAARAAFFPSLTLTASGGVGSGALSSLFSHGAGVWSFAPSLSLPIFDGGANRAALQYAEAQKKGYIASYEKAIQSAFQEVADALARKATIDEQLTAQRDYAAAAERSYRLADSRYREGVDTYLNVLDAQRTLYSARQTLIVIEQTRLNNLVTLYNALGGGVATQ from the coding sequence ATGCGTAGTCGTCAATTTATCGTTGCTTTGTTACCCCTGCTGCTGGGGGGATGTTTGTCGCTGGATCCGGACTATCGCCATCCCGACGCACCGGTGCCCGCGGCCTGGCCGCAGCAGGAAACCGTATCGTCTGCGCAACCCGAAGCCGGCGCCATTGCGTGGCGTTCGGTGATCGTGGATGAAAAATTGCAGCGCATTATCGATATCGCGCTCAGCGATAACCGGGATTTACGCAAGGCGCTGGCGGATATCGAAGCGGCGCGCGCGCAATACGGCATTCAGCGGGCGGAGCAGTTTCCCGCCGTCAACGCGGGCGTGGAAGGCACCCGCAGCCGGGCGCTGACCAGCGATTCGTCGTCGAATAACAATTCCACGGCGATAAGCCAGAGCTACGGCGCCAATCTGGCGCTCAGCGCCTTCGAACTGGATCTGTTCGGCAAGGCGCGCAGCCTGAGCGCCGCCGCGCTGGAGAGCTATCTGTCAACGGAGGCGGCGGCGAAAAGCACCCGCCTGACGCTGATTGCCGATACGGCGACGGCCTATATCGCGCTGGCGACGGCGCGCAGCGATCTGCAACTGTCGCGGGAAACCATGCAAAGCGCCCGCCACTCGCTGGAGGTGACGCGCAACCGGCAGCGCAACGGCGTCGCCTCCGGCGTGGATGTGTCGCAGGCTGAAACCGTGTATCAACAGGCGCGGGCCGACGTGGCCGGCAACACGACGGCGGTGGCGCAGAGCAAAAACGCGCTGGATCTGCTGGCGGGACAACCGGTTGACGATGCCCTGCTGCCCGCCGATCTGGACTCGCTGGCAACGGCGGTGGCGCCGGTATCCGCCGGACTCTCCTCGGCGGTGCTGTTGCAGCGACCGGACGTGCTGGCGGCGGAGCATACGCTGAAATCGGCGAATGCCGACATTGGCGCGGCGCGGGCCGCATTTTTCCCCAGCCTGACGCTGACCGCCAGCGGGGGCGTCGGCAGCGGCGCGCTCTCTTCGCTGTTCAGCCACGGCGCCGGGGTGTGGTCGTTCGCCCCCAGCCTGAGCCTGCCCATCTTCGACGGCGGCGCCAACCGCGCCGCGTTGCAGTACGCGGAGGCGCAGAAAAAAGGCTATATCGCCAGCTATGAAAAAGCCATTCAGTCCGCGTTTCAGGAGGTGGCTGATGCGCTGGCCCGTAAGGCCACCATTGACGAGCAGCTTACGGCGCAGCGGGATTACGCCGCCGCCGCCGAACGCAGCTACCGGCTGGCGGATTCGCGCTACCGGGAAGGGGTCGATACCTATCTGAACGTGCTGGATGCGCAGCGCACCCTCTACAGCGCCCGGCAGACGCTGATCGTCATCGAGCAGACCCGGCTGAACAATCTGGTGACCTTATATAACGCGCTGGGCGGCGGGGTGGCGACGCAGTAG
- a CDS encoding methyl-accepting chemotaxis protein, whose translation MGILSSFRAGATIFGHQSPASGVFDCEALPASPSSLGLSAKAGILLAFVPPEADFPTVSQAWRRFSDANLTVLTLSSTGALCNRPKTSAYCDMAGSQGSWLWLPQTLISRHEAHVIDLHVREKMTAGQRVAAIRQELERVNVSMPLSADRTFAMIYCDGLSAAEGFLMQAWYASGRFPCMAIGGSAGGKLDFSATYIGNHDGVLQGKAVLVFCHMAPGKSFAPFKSQNFEPTAQSWLVAEADPVARTVTSVFDANGRPQPIISALSDYLRCKPDQIGNHLEGKTFGVKVDDEYFIRSVAAIQADSVAFFCDLEFGDRLYLLQATDFVAATRRDWQQFLTGKGKPSGLLLNDCVLRRVNNAASLGQASFFDDVPAAGFSSFGEIFGVPINQTLSALAFFDHDVKAMSHFPIEYAAYAGHYAQRALRRWEAMHAIQSGVIERVVAYQEELNPLLTALPQLERATARQSETLDVAESSIRAISEAATQTRSAQDNLEHELNQLEQISLGITQITVGISGIADQTNLLALNAAVEAARAGEAGRGFAVVADEVRRLARSSKDQADATRNNIRSAVETIERIRGVAAQTVGTTQEMADQSISAADQIATMSTETSQERHNLTTNMGRMKEAARGMDAMHEAVEQLTALQRLTSF comes from the coding sequence ATGGGAATTTTGTCGTCTTTTCGTGCAGGAGCAACGATTTTCGGTCATCAATCGCCCGCGAGCGGCGTCTTTGACTGTGAAGCCTTACCCGCCTCGCCGAGCAGCCTCGGCCTTTCCGCCAAAGCGGGGATTTTGCTGGCCTTTGTGCCCCCCGAGGCGGATTTCCCCACCGTCAGCCAGGCCTGGCGGCGTTTTTCCGACGCCAACCTTACGGTACTTACGCTCTCTTCAACCGGCGCCCTGTGCAACCGCCCGAAAACCTCCGCCTATTGCGACATGGCCGGCAGCCAGGGTAGTTGGCTATGGCTGCCGCAGACGTTGATATCCCGCCACGAAGCGCACGTTATTGATTTGCACGTCCGGGAAAAAATGACCGCCGGCCAGCGCGTGGCGGCCATTCGTCAGGAGCTGGAGCGGGTCAACGTCTCCATGCCGCTTTCCGCCGATCGCACTTTCGCCATGATCTACTGCGACGGACTCTCCGCCGCCGAAGGCTTTCTGATGCAGGCGTGGTACGCCAGCGGCCGCTTCCCCTGCATGGCCATCGGCGGCTCGGCCGGGGGAAAACTCGACTTCAGCGCCACCTATATCGGCAACCATGACGGCGTATTACAAGGCAAGGCGGTACTGGTGTTTTGCCATATGGCGCCAGGAAAATCCTTTGCCCCGTTCAAAAGCCAGAACTTTGAGCCGACCGCACAAAGCTGGCTGGTGGCCGAAGCCGATCCGGTCGCCCGCACCGTCACCTCGGTATTCGACGCCAACGGACGCCCGCAGCCGATTATCAGCGCGCTGTCCGACTACCTGCGCTGCAAACCGGATCAGATCGGCAACCACCTGGAGGGAAAGACCTTTGGAGTAAAGGTGGATGACGAGTATTTCATTCGCTCGGTGGCCGCCATTCAGGCTGACAGCGTCGCCTTCTTCTGCGATCTGGAGTTCGGCGACCGCCTGTATTTGTTGCAGGCAACGGATTTTGTCGCCGCCACCCGACGTGACTGGCAGCAGTTTCTGACGGGGAAAGGCAAGCCGAGCGGCCTGCTGCTCAATGACTGCGTGCTGCGCAGAGTGAATAACGCCGCCAGCCTGGGACAGGCCAGTTTTTTTGATGACGTGCCGGCGGCCGGTTTTTCCAGCTTTGGCGAAATTTTCGGCGTCCCCATCAACCAGACGCTATCCGCGCTGGCGTTCTTCGACCATGACGTCAAGGCGATGTCCCATTTCCCCATTGAGTACGCCGCCTATGCGGGCCACTACGCCCAGCGGGCGCTGCGCCGCTGGGAGGCGATGCACGCCATCCAATCCGGGGTGATCGAGCGGGTGGTGGCCTACCAGGAAGAGCTCAACCCGCTGCTGACCGCCCTGCCGCAGCTTGAGCGCGCCACCGCGCGCCAGAGCGAAACCCTGGACGTGGCGGAGTCCAGCATTCGCGCCATCAGCGAAGCCGCCACCCAGACCCGCAGCGCGCAGGATAATCTGGAGCATGAGCTCAACCAGTTGGAACAGATTTCCCTCGGCATTACCCAGATCACCGTCGGCATCAGCGGCATCGCCGATCAGACCAACCTGCTGGCGCTCAACGCCGCCGTGGAAGCGGCGCGGGCCGGCGAGGCGGGACGCGGTTTCGCCGTGGTGGCGGACGAAGTACGCCGTCTGGCCCGCTCGTCGAAGGATCAGGCGGACGCCACACGCAACAATATCCGCTCCGCCGTCGAGACCATTGAGCGCATCCGCGGCGTTGCCGCGCAAACGGTCGGCACCACCCAGGAGATGGCCGACCAGAGCATCTCCGCCGCCGATCAGATAGCGACCATGAGCACGGAAACCAGCCAGGAGCGCCATAATCTGACCACCAACATGGGGAGGATGAAAGAGGCCGCCAGAGGCATGGACGCCATGCATGAAGCGGTGGAACAGTTGACCGCCCTGCAACGGCTGACGTCGTTCTAG